The following are encoded together in the Monodelphis domestica isolate mMonDom1 chromosome 5, mMonDom1.pri, whole genome shotgun sequence genome:
- the TMPPE gene encoding transmembrane protein with metallophosphoesterase domain — translation MIVLRQLSLEAKAAMAAAGVFFSMMVSRTYLSGNLEIGVRRLLFRLQLALFANSLMLIGSLYIWRSTVTPLYRSPVVERGWFWPWKMAILAFLGLAHSSFFTTLFLVAEEPYLFSMASYSSLGAYIIMIFFLFILGCMEQGYQLLAWRSGRVSGSLDKTRKMVLKPILAVVVTAVLSVVGLLNAAQPPAVKTIQVPIHQLPPSMNGLKVVLLSDIHLGPTVGRTKMETFVRMVEALEPDITVIVGDLSDSEASSLRMAVEPLGRLYSRLGTYFVTGNHEYYTSDVSNWFELLKSLKVQPLHNENVKITASGTTSATSGDNWICLAGVDDIEADILHYSGHGMDLSKALNDCTPEHATILLAHQPLAAKWALQARPDINLILSGHTHGGQIFPLNVGAYLLNPFFAGLYKVGQSTFVYVSRGTAYYGIPMRLGSRAEITEIILRSP, via the coding sequence ATGATTGTTCTCAGACAGCTGTCCCTGGAAGCAAAAGCTGCCATGGCAGCAGCTGGAGTCTTCTTCTCCATGATGGTTTCCCGGACCTACCTGTCAGGGAACCTGGAGATTGGGGTACGGCGCTTGCTGTTCAGGCTACAGCTTGCCCTCTTTGCCAACTCACTCATGCTGATTGGTTCCTTGTATATCTGGAGGAGCACAGTCACCCCCCTGTACCGCTCCCCTGTTGTTGAGAGGGGGTGGTTCTGGCCCTGGAAAATGGCCATCTTGGCCTTCCTGGGCTTGGCCCACTCTAGCTTTTTTACCACGCTCTTTCTTGTGGCAGAGGAGCCCTACCTGTTCTCCATGGCTTCCTACTCCAGCCTTGGTGCTTACATCATTATgatcttcttccttttcatcctGGGCTGCATGGAGCAGGGTTACCAGCTCTTGGCCTGGAGGAGTGGGAGGGTCAGTGGAAGCCTTGACAAGACCAGGAAGATGGTCCTGAAGCCCATCCTAGCCGTTGTGGTGACAGCGGTGCTGAGTGTGGTTGGGCTCCTCAATGCTGCTCAGCCTCCGGCGGTGAAGACCATCCAGGTACCCATTCACCAGCTGCCCCCATCGATGAACGGCCTGAAGGTCGTGCTCCTTTCGGACATCCACCTGGGCCCCACGGTGGGCAGGACCAAGATGGAGACGTTTGTACGGATGGTGGAGGCCCTGGAACCGGACATCACTGTGATTGTGGGTGACCTCTCTGACTCCGAGGCTTCCTCCCTCCGGATGGCCGTTGAGCCCCTCGGAAGGCTGTATTCTCGCCTGGGCACCTACTTCGTCACAGGGAACCATGAGTACTACACGTCCGATGTCAGCAACTGGTTTGAGCTCCTGAAGTCCTTGAAAGTCCAGCCTCTCCATAATGAGAACGTGAAGATCACTGCCTCTGGGACCACATCAGCGACGAGTGGAGACAATTGGATCTGCTTGGCTGGGGTGGATGACATTGAGGCAGACATCTTGCATTACTCTGGCCATGGCATGGACCTGAGCAAAGCCTTGAATGACTGTACTCCTGAGCATGCCACCATCTTGTTGGCTCACCAGCCCTTAGCGGCTAAGTGGGCCCTTCAGGCCAGGCCAGACATCAACTTGATCCTTTCTGGCCATACCCATGGTGGGCAGATTTTCCCACTGAATGTGGGTGCTTACTTGTTGAATCCCTTCTTTGCTGGACTTTACAAAGTGGGACAGAGTACCTTTGTATATGTCAGTCGGGGGACAGCCTATTATGGGATACCAATGAGACTGGGGAGCCGGGCAGAAATTACAGAGATCATCCTTCGTTCTCCCTGA